From the genome of Nicotiana sylvestris chromosome 2, ASM39365v2, whole genome shotgun sequence, one region includes:
- the LOC104224946 gene encoding uncharacterized protein At4g22758-like: MEKKPIKNTPTRFLITVNVLGSAGPLRFVVSENDKVAGVVEIALKQYAREGRLPVLGFHVNDFFFYPASAGLDALGPLESIGSVGVRNFILCKKQKQPLMTEGRANGIAQNGKKGWKAWLTKSFSFKIHSH, encoded by the exons ATGGAGAAGAAGCCAATAAAGAATACTCCTACTAGGTTCTTGATCACGGTCAATGTCTTGGGAAGTGCTGGGCCGTTAAGATTTGTAGTGAGTGAGAATGATAAGGTTGCTGGTGTTGTTGAAATTGCCCTGAAACAATATGCTCGTGAGGGCCGACTTCCAGTTCTGGGCTTTCATGTCAATGATTTCTTCTTTTACCCAGCCAGTGCTGGACTTGATG CTCTAGGACCATTGGAGTCGATAGGATCAGTAGGAGTGAGGAATTTCATCCTCTGTAAGAAGCAAAAACAGCCACTGATGACAGAAGGAAGGGCAAATGGGATTGCTCAGAATGGGAAAAAGGGCTGGAAGGCATGGCTGACTAAGTCATTTAGCTTCAAGATTCATTCCCATTGA
- the LOC104224945 gene encoding uncharacterized protein At4g22758-like: protein MERKLMKSFSEKICMQKAIKKGEENKKMKKNSTRLLITVNVLGSAGPLRFVVSENDKVAVVVDTALKLYAREGRLPILSSDAKHFFLYPACAGLDALGPLDSIGSLGVRNFILCKKQKQPLMTEGRANEIAQNGKKGWKAWLTKSFSFKIHSH from the exons atgGAGAGAAAGTTGATGAAATCATTTTCTGAGAAAATATGCATGCAGAAGGCAATAAAGAAAGGGGAGGAGaataagaagatgaagaagaatagTACTAGGTTGTTGATTACAGTGAATGTGTTGGGAAGTGCTGGTCCGTTAAGGTTTGTAGTGAGTGAGAATGATAAGGTTGCTGTGGTTGTTGACACTGCTCTGAAACTATATGCTCGTGAGGGCCGACTTCCAATTCTGAGTTCAGACGCCAAACATTTCTTTCTTTACCCTGCTTGTGCTGGACTTGATG CTCTAGGACCATTGGACTCGATAGGATCACTAGGAGTGAGAAATTTCATCCTTTGCAAGAAGCAAAAACAACCATTGATGACAGAAGGAAGGGCAAATGAGATTGCTCAGAATGGGAAAAAGGGTTGGAAGGCTTGGCTGACCAAGTCATTTAGCTTCAAGATTCATTCCCATTGA